The window CAGTTCCCCTCCCTGCACAGCGGGGACGGGATGCCAGTGGATGGGACCTGCATCTGATGTGCGGTGGCTGGGCAGGGCCTGGGGGAGCCCCCCTaccctctcctctctctctgacCACAGGACACCTCTTTGCTGGCCCGGTTTTCAGTCAAGGACAACAAACTGAAGATCAGTGTCAGCCTGAAGAAGTAGGACACTGGTCTTCATCTGCGGGGTGGCCATGGGCATGGCTCTGCAGAGATGAGGGCAGCAACAGGACTGGGTCATCAGAGGAACTGCTTGGGTTTCTCtcacctctgcttcctcctgcaggGCCGATCTCTCCTTGGTGTCCTCGTCCATTGGTGGTTTTGATGTAAGAACACGAGCAGCCTCAGCAGCACACAAAACccattgcagaaagcaaagtgcTGATAGATATTGGCTTGGGAGAAATAGAGGCCAGTAATGGCTGTGTGCTATTTTGAATAGCACTTTTCTGTCACCTCTGGAGGTGGATTTTTTCCATGCATGATCCATGAGCAGTTCTCAGACAGATCCTCACTGCGAGGTTCTGGGTCCATGGCAAACCACAGGACATCCCACACATGCCCTCGACGTCCCCTCAGGATGTGCCCAGGGATGCTCATCCCTGTGCCTGATATGGGACAATGGGAAAAATCAGGGGATCCTGAACTACCCTGTGGCAGGACAAATGTGGATAGAGCACGTTCGGTTTCCAGGGGTGGTTCCTGCAGGACAGTGAGGCTTCAGGACCAGAGGTGGCACTAAGGGacccctctccctgctcccctctccctgGACACACTCACTGGCCAGATTCTCGATGGTGCCTTCCTGCCTGCAATGAACAGTAAGAacctctcctgcctcctccccgTACTGTCTGTGCTATTGGTGTCTGCAGTGAACTTCACCTCACCGCATGGAATAGGAGCCAGCGGGACTGACCCGCACCGAGGGTGCTGTTTGAGGAGGGAGGGCTTTGCTGGAGGTGAACCCTCACACCACGAAGCAGGCCCCCCCCGGCTGCTCGCtgctttgctggcagcagcagtgacaggatGCTTTGCCAAGTCCCGGGACACAAAAGCCGTCCTGGAGAACCCTGCGGAGGGGGGTTTGCACACAGGGAGGGTGGAGCTGGGGACTGACACTTGGCAGTGAACCCTGCCTGGCACTGAGCTGGGCTGGGTTGTGCCCCACAGAGGTGCTGGGAGTGGGGGttcccctccccaggctgctgaaCATCGACTTCTCCAAGGCTGACATGGATGTCATTGAAGTAAGTGCTTCAGACGTGCCCCAGTGTTCCCCCGatggcagctcagctctgcGGCTCTGCATGGGGAATTCCAGAGGGAACAGAACCCCTTTGCTTTCCCAGGATCTCATCTTGCTGTCAGTGTGAGCCGGGGACTCCGGGGACACTGGGAAGGGAGCCCTGGGCTTCCCCATCTGCCCCCGGAGCGATAGGAGCTCAGCCTGCCCGAGGGGTCCCCACTGCATTGCTCTTCATACCCAATACAGTAACACAGCAACTTGGTCTTCTCCATGCAAACGTTGCATCCCACCTATGTTGCTGGGAACAGAAGGAATGCTGGTGGTTTTTGCCTCCAAACATTGTGTTTTGACTCTTTTGTGGATGCTCAGCAGGATCCGGGGGTATTTTATGTCCTTGTGCTCGGGTTTAATAAAGTCCATccctttctgcagctgcagtgggtGCTCCAGCCTGTGGGGTGGGTGGTTCCAGTGAACCCCAGGGCATAGCATGGTCCCCACTGTGCTGGTGACCCCACCACAGTTTATTTATGCCCAGGCTCTTCCCTGCAGTTCAGCTCCTGTTGGAGCAATGAAGCCTTAGCTGATTTAAGACTCTAAAGCTGCCTATTGCTCCAGGGGTGAAAGAGAATAGCTGGAACGGATGTGATATTGCTGCCTTAGAGTCTGTCCTACCCCTGTCCAGTCGAGATCCACTCTGAAAACCACCTGGAAACAGGTTTTTCCTGTCATCTTTCATGctacttttccctttccctctgtattcatttccccattttcttttatttgctgtttctcaagCCTTCTTTAGACTGTCGAGATCTTTCTTGGAGGCACAACCcatctcctgctctcctctgggTGATGGGCAGGTTTCACAGCACAGCTGGTATGCCCTAAATCCACACACTCCTGGTTTGGGATAACTTCTCATTTTAATCTGCCTTGTGCTGTTTCTGTATGTAATTAACTCGCTGGGAGGTAACTGCTCACCTCTCAGTGTCCTTGGTGAATATGATGGAGCATCCCCTGAGCCATCCCTGGGACCCTCTATTTAGCCAAAGACATAGGagcatccccagctccctgtgGCATGCTCCTGCACCCCAGGGATCTGAGGTGGCTCAGAGTAACTGTGATGCTCAGGAGGCTGCATGCAGAAAGAAGAGGGGGGAGAATGAGAGATCACAGATTTCCACCTTGACCAGCACCTTCCTGCTTCACtttgggaaagcaaagcaagagagTCACCGAGTAGCCACGAGCAGCAAAGAGCCTGTGCTGGCCGTGGCCCGTGTCCCTTCTATGGCCATGGCCATGTCCAGCCTTGCTGGACCATGCGCAAGGAGCCGCATGGcactggctgggatggagcctgACCAGAGCATTCCCTGCCCAAGGACATGagcccctgtgccagcacccaggggtgcgTTGCTGCACCCTCAGTCCTGGTGCCACTGCCCTGGTCCCAGGGGGCAGGAGAAGAAACCCCAGGAGCATGTCCTGTGGGAGGAGAGCTGGTGGGCACCGCGTCCAGCCTGAGCACCCCAAGCTTGTGTGGCTGCTGGCCACAGACCAGCGCCGTGGCTACGTGCGGTGCGCGGGGTCAGGCTGGTGCAGGGTTCACACTTCACAGCCAACGAGGAGGAACTATCCTGCTTCATCCTTCCCTGGACTTTCCTGGTTCCTGCAGTTTGGGTATATAAGGCTGCTCCTCTCAGCCAGCCCCACTGAGAGGCCAcgggcagcagcaccaccaccgCAGCAAAGGGCTCCAGGTAAGTGGCGTTACGGTACCGTGGCCACGGAGCAACTGCTCCCATTGGGTGACCTGCAGCAAAGTGTAACTcagctttaaaagcaagaattttaatgatgttttcctttgatttctgtagcagcatttaataatttatgaaaattaatttttaaagccagCAGAGCTCTTGCTTGTCAAAttccatgtttatttttgttgttatgttgTGACTGAGCCAGCAGAAGTGActggggggttggttttttcaTCCTCTTGGTGACCAGAATTCAGAACCATTTTCAGCTTATCAGGTCTCGTCTCAGCTGCTATAAAACAAGCGTTCGTCTGCAGAGCCATACATGAATTTTGCATGTGCAAGATGTTCAGCTTAAACGTGTGTGACCACGGAGACAGCAATCTGATAGATATTGTTAATAACTGCAGCGGCAGTTGTCTGCTTTGTCACGTGTTCTCTCTAAGAGCTCTTCTACAAGACCTGAGAGCCATTGGGGGACCCTCTTGCAATGCTGCGCACGTCTTGCAGAGACCCTCCAACAAATCCCCCTGATTTTATTTGACACATTTTTCAATAGGAGCTGCCCgagcctccctcctcctctcctgttCAATAATCACAGCTACAGGAGCTGTGCATCATTACATGCTGATCAAAGGGAAAATCTCAAAGACAGCCTAGTGAATTAAAGTCTAATTTAATTGTGCCAAGAACTGTCATAGAGGGATTGTTTTCAAAGTACCTGGAACAGATAACGAAGTTGTTCAGTCTGACCTAAATAGCAACGTTTCTCAGTGCCGAAGCTCTGCAATCCTCAGCTCCTGCACTGCTTTTCTCAGAAGGGAAAGCTGAGGCAAGGCCCAGCACATGGGTGCTGCAGGTGGGTGCTCCTGAAACAGGGACCCAAGGTAGCACTTCACTGGTTTcctgttctcatttctttggAAGCACCCTTCTGTGCCTAAACAAACACTCTGCAATGTTGGTTGCAACCCCAAGACGTCCAGGAACACAAGGTCCTTGAAGGTGCTTTCTTTTGACTAGAGGCAGATCAAATTCAGGGAAAATGGGTTCTTTTCATAGGCTGAATGGAGCAAGATGAGAAGAGCAAATAACCTGCCCATGGAAAAGAGAATGTGGTCTGGCTGTGCCGTGAGCTTTGATAACACGCAGTGTTCTCCATAGCAGGGGAAGGACGCGACTTTGACACGCACCATTTTTTATCCGGCTGCATCTCTTTGAGTGCTCTTCTTTCAGGGCCATTTCGGAGCGGTGGGAAGCCATCTGTCTCTCAGTACAAGGTCCTCCTGCCTCATCTCCATCCTCTTGCTCTCTTTAAATGGCATTTTGTCCCTGCGAGCTTCTCTGCGATGCCAggcaccagctctgcagtgggTTAGCCCATGGGCATGGACATGCCAATgtggagcagctcagcactgtGCTTCAGTGGCTCCCTGATAACCAGCAGCAGTTTGACCTTTCTGGGTGGGAAAAGGTGCCTGGATCTGTATGTCCAGGGGGGAGCTGCCCCACCGCCCGGGAGCAGCACACAAGAACGATGGAGAGCCGGACCAGTGCTGAGGCTGCCGATTCCCATGGGATGGGAGTGGTGCGTGGACTGAGCTGGGTCTCTCCACAGGTGCCGGGTCAGGAGATGTTGCGCTTCTGGTGTCTCGCCCTTGCCGTGggcctcctgccctcctcccagGGCCTCCTCAACCTGGGCAATGTCCTTGGGCTGAGGCCAGGGCAACCCAAAGATGGTGAGCTCTGAGGTTTTCCGTGTTTCCCATGGGAGCATCGTGGCACAGGTGGAAGTCTGATTAGTAACTGGGACTTCCTCATTGCAGGTCTGCTTGGAACTGGTCTTCTTGGCAGTGAAGGTCtcatcaacaaaaaaaatggaTTGCTCGGCACGGGTCTTCTTGGTGAAGGTGGGCTGTTTGGTACCGGCCTCCTTAGCACGGGAAGTCCgagtggaaaagaaagtggaGGTTCCACTGGTGCAGGAAAAGaatccagcagctctggggtccTCGGGACAGGCCTCCTAGGTGAGGAAGGTCTACTTGGCATGGGTGTGCTTGGGAGAGGAGGGCTTCTGGGCAGTGAAAGCCATGACAGTAATGGAGGTGTGACTGTTGCAGGAGGACAATCTGGCAGCAGCGGTCTGCTCGGCACAGGCATCCTTGGTGGAGATGGTGTCCTTGGCACAGGCATCCTTGGTGGAGAAAGCCTTGGCAATGGTCTCCTCGGCAATGGCCTCCTCGGCAATACAAGCCTTCTTGGACAGAAAGGTTTGCTTGGCACAGGGCTGCTTGGAAAAGGAGGTCTCCTGGGCAATGGAAGTCTCCTTGGTCTCGATGGTCTGCTGGGTACAGGAGGACTGCTGGGCAATGGAGACCCTGGCACGTCAACCCACTTCTCCTGGTAAGTGGGCACCGAAGCGCAAGGGTGGTGGTAAGGGTAAGAGGTCAGTCCAGAGGATAGGCTTCCACAAGGGGGTGCTTCAGGGGACCAGCTCATCCCTTTTATACAAACCACCAGTCCTGGGCTCACGTGAGGAGCTGAGATGGGTAAATCCCAACCAAAGATGGGAAAAGTCTTCTCCACAGGAGTGATGTGACACTGCGATGGGCACCCAGGAGGTGGGGGTATCTCCAGcaggacacagccctgagcaaacTGACCCTGCTTTTAAGTTGTCCCTTCTCCACCTTCGCTTTTAACTGGGAATATCCACATAGGTAACAGGTCACAGAGTGAAGAGGGAGAGATGGGGCTGTGGGGTCTGCTTCTGCTGATCCTGCTGTCTCAAGGCCGGTTTGATTTGATGTTGACCCAGGCTGAAGGTGCTGAACCTCGAGAACGTCCGAGTGTCGTGCAAGGTTGTTCACGGTAGCGAGTTCGTGCTGAACCTGTACTCGAAGCTGGTGCTCCGCTTGCCAgggtgagcagggctggggaggaggcgGGGGAGCAGGACCGGGGGGAGGATGGGATGTTCCCGGATAATGGAGAAACATCCCCAGATGCTGGTGAGACTAAAGCGTTATCCCAGCCAAGCCGGACCCAGCGGCTCCACCACAGCCACGTGCTGCTCCGGTTTCCTCCGTAACCCGCCGAGGTGCTTCCTTATCTTTCaggatttttcagtttctgagcGGGTCCTCAGTGGAAACAAACATCACATCCCACATCATGCTGACCCAGGACACCCCCGGGGACCTCAAGCTGGTGTCTAAGGATTGCAACAACCTGCTTGTGGGCTTCAACTTCAACCTGCGGAAGGGGTGAGTGGGGGCACATCCCTGACACGGGCTGGTCTCACGCACAGAGCCCTGAGGTGGTTTTGCAAGGACAAATCCATCACTCAGGAGCTCAGCGCAACCTCTCTGTGCTTACCGGGGGCTCATccaagaccaggttggacacagggtcttggagcaacctgctctagtggaaggtgtccctgcccatggcaggggttggaattggatgagctttaaggtcccttccaacccaaaccagtctgggattccgTGACTCTATGGTTGATATGCGCACTGGGAAACAGTTAAAACAACAGGCAGGACTTGCTGTGGGTCAGATCTTTGCAAGTCTGCAGCAGGGCAGAATTTCAGCCTCAAACCTGGGCACAGATTTACACTTTAGCAACCAGATTTTGAGGACCAGGTGGCAAAGTCCTGAGCATCAGTAATTCCTGCTGAAGCCTGGGGGAGCTGTGGGCTTGCAGCATCTTTTAACACAGAGCTAAGAGCAGACCACGGGTGCTTCTCTCCAGTGCCCAGTGTGGCAGAGCTCACGACTGTCTTGATGCCAAGCCCTGGGTTTGACACCTTCCCTGgtaatttttgtctgttttcttccctctccagctttctcacTAGCATTGTGAGCCGTTTGCTGAACAATTCTCTCCGGTCTCTCATACCCGCACTGGTGAGTGCCTGGAAGTCCTTCACTCTAAGAAGCTGCACTTATTAGAGCCCTTGCCATAGCTGTCCAGCAGATTTACGGACACACactatatatatgtgcatgcaGAGACACACAGCCACATCCCATATGTGAATTCCCAAACTTCCTTGATCTTTCTTACAGTCCGGATTTATTTGTTAGGAGTAATTCAAATGCCATCACTCAGTGTTATGGGATAATTTGCACCCAATTGCTCTGTGAAAGGCCTCCTGGTTCTAGGATGGATGGTGAGCAGGGGTGACAGCCTCGCTTAGAGAAAAGGGGCTTCTGAGAAAACCCTTTGTTCTGTTCAATAGAACCGGCGCCACTTTGCAAAAGGGGCTGAACAATTGATATTGCTTTTTCCATGGAGGAAACTGTGAGGAGCTGATTGTTCCATCTTGATTTAAACCTGTGAATCTCAAGCAATATTAGGGAAACGTGTTGCTACACCCATGGTATTGTCTTGCATGTACCACTTGTTCCTGTTGCAGCTCTGCCCATTGGTGAACATCTGGGTCAGTATCATCAACATTAAGCTTCAATTCCTCAACCGTAAGTCGTTAAATTGtcttttctaattaatttttagAGAGACACGTGGGCTCTGTGTCTCCAGCCACCTCCTTAGGCCCCGGGGTCCTCAGGGGAGCTGGACCCATGGGAGGAGTTGCTCTGCACAGCAAAGCTGGTGTGGGGAGCACAGTCCTGGCTCACTCCTGTGCCTGACATGGCAAAaccatcccagccctgctgttcTCCAGTGctcaaggccgggttggatggggcgtggagcaacctgctctagtggaaggtgtgcctgcccgtggcaggggttggagctggatgaggtttaaggttccttccaacccaaaccagactgtgattctgtgcttctCTGGTGCTGGGGCCATGGCTGGGCAGGACTGTGCTCCCCAGCCTCTGGCTTCGTGCACCAGCACGGGCAGAGCACTCTGGTAGGCTCCTGGACAAGCAGctggctctgcccagccctgTTGGCCTCTCCCCAGGTGTCGTCTCCTTCGGGCTCCTGGGGAAAATCCACTCTGCCCTCTCCAGTTTGCCGGTGTCGTCCGGGCACTACATGGAGCTGGATCTGCAGGTATGGCCGTGTCCCGTCCCCAGCTCTCGCCTCCCCTCCCGCACCCTCCCCGCTCACACCTTCATCTCtccttgctttctgcagaactACCCATTCCCAAGCGCCTTCATCGACTGGCTCCTGCAGAGTAAGTCCAGGCACAATGGGGATCCCCACCGTGAGCCAGACAGGGGCAGCCGTGGCTCTGGGGATGCTCACGGCGATGCAGCCCTCATGCGGCTTGTGGTGGGGAGGGGGTCCCCGTGGCCCTGGGGTGCTGCCGAAGCTTTCGGGTGCTGATGCATCTCAGGATGGTCCCACGAAGCGCCTGCACCCCACGCGGTGGTGTTGGGGTGGTTCATGGTCCCCAGTCCTCAGAGACATCCCCCAGCTCATCACTCGGTGGCTCCGGGTGTACGGTTGTGAGGCAAAGTCTGTGTTCTGCTACACAGGCCCTGCACAGCCCTGGAAAAGTCACTTCACCTCTCATAAGAGGatttaataatatttacttAATGGGAGTGAATAATGGTCCTCGGGATGCTGTGAGGATTAATTAATATTTGCAGAGGTGATTGGAAGAGCTTTCAGCCTCATATGCATGCAAGTTAATATatagaggagggaaggaagagctggaCGCGGTCCCGGCTTCCCTCAAGGCATGTTCCTCAGGGCACTAAATCAGCTCTATGCATGCAGCTGGGGGGTCTTGGGCTGTTGGCACGTCAGGCACCGGGAGCCCAGCCCCATGGATGGGAGCTGTAGGGGTTTAATGGGGCTGGGATGCACTGACCTGGGTCCCTCTCCCCAGTCACAGGCATCAACCCTGGGAGCATTCTATAGCCGTGGGGCCGGCAGCGCCGTGGGTAAGGATGTTTTGCTGGGAAGTGGCTCAGAGCTCCGGTGCCGGTGCTGGTGCCTGGGCTGGCTGAGCTGAGCCGAGCTCTCCAGAGCTGGCCTGCACTGATGGGGAGcacggagctgctgctccaagcTCCTGCGCTGCCCGAAACCTCAGCTCCAGTGTCCCCACAGGTATCCCCACGGCCATTCCAACCGCTCCACcccgaggaggaggagagagggaggaagattGCTGGATACATGGAGAACGGACATGAAAATAGAGAAACCCAAGAAAATACACTGCTTCTTCTGCATTACATTTCAGCCTTATCAGCCTTTGGTGTCTCAG is drawn from Strigops habroptila isolate Jane chromosome 13, bStrHab1.2.pri, whole genome shotgun sequence and contains these coding sequences:
- the LOC115615398 gene encoding BPI fold-containing family B member 4-like; its protein translation is MESRTSAEAADSHGMGVVRGLSWVSPQVPGQEMLRFWCLALAVGLLPSSQGLLNLGNVLGLRPGQPKDGLLGTGLLGSEGLINKKNGLLGTGLLGEGGLFGTGLLSTGSPSGKESGGSTGAGKESSSSGVLGTGLLGGQSGSSGLLGTGILGGDGVLGTGILGGESLGNGLLGNGLLGNTSLLGQKGLLGTGLLGKGGLLGNGSLLGLDGLLGTGGLLGNGDPGTSTHFSWLKVLNLENVRVSCKVVHGSEFVLNLYSKLVLRLPGIFQFLSGSSVETNITSHIMLTQDTPGDLKLVSKDCNNLLVGFNFNLRKGFLTSIVSRLLNNSLRSLIPALLCPLVNIWVSIINIKLQFLNRVVSFGLLGKIHSALSSLPVSSGHYMELDLQNYPFPSAFIDWLLQSKSRHNGDPHREPDRGSRGSGDAHGDAALMRLVVGRGSPWPWGAAEAFGC